The Acipenser ruthenus chromosome 27, fAciRut3.2 maternal haplotype, whole genome shotgun sequence genome includes a window with the following:
- the LOC117432165 gene encoding glycine N-acyltransferase-like protein 3 gives MILLQSSRKLSALKDILLQQLPHSIVVYGAVAQIRHGNACNLEVCVDSWPAFKTVVCRRQRKAIQDPHNPFSNLYTLFTKDVASLRTMLKDKTVINWKQPCHFLAFPSSLFDAVQGEKQKIDHMIDPSCILIHHDPQSLPDVRTDVAPRISSLRVTHAEIVNQSVKYGGSEHSLNYIKTCIQNLPSCCILDDNGSPISWALLDESCAIRMVFTLPEYRRVGYMKVVLATLARKVHMMGFPVHLSVEENNTASLHACKSMGFTLYPDLYLTFKLIPSSLP, from the exons ATGATTCTTTTGCAATCATCCCGAAAACTATCTGCTTTGAAAGATATCCTTCTTCAACAGCTGCCACACTCAATCGTG GTTTACGGGGCTGTTGCTCAAATTCGCCATGGTAACGCATGTAATCTTGAGGTGTGCGTGGATTCTTGGCCTGCCTTCAAAACTGTAGTCTGTCGACGTCAAAGAAAG GCCATACAAGATCCTCATAATCCATTTTCTAATCTATACACACTGTTCACCAAGGATGTGGCCAGTCTGAGGACAATGCTGAAGGACAAGACAGTAATCAACTGGAAGCAACCCTGTCATTTCCTAG CTTTTCCAAGCTCTCTCTTTGATGCCGTCCagggagaaaaacagaaaatagatCATATGATTGATCCCAGTTGCATTTTAATTCATCATGATCCACAAAGTCTTCCAGATGTGAG GACTGACGTGGCGCCAAGAATATCGAGCCTTAGAGTTACTCACGCTGAGATAGTGAACCAAAGTGTGAAATATGGCGGTAGTGAACACAGCCTTAATTATATAAAGACCTGCATCCAGAACCTTCCAAGTTGCTGTATCCTGGATGATAATGGCAGCCCCATCTCCTGGGCTCTGCTTGATGAAAGCTGTGCCATTCGAATGGTATTCACATTACCTGAGTATCGTAGGGTCGGTTACATGAAGGTGGTCCTTGCTACACTTGCAAGGAAAGTACACATGATGGGCTTTCCAGTCCACCTCAGTGTTGAAGAAAATAACACAGCCTCATTACATGCATGTAAGAGTATGGGCTTCACATTATATCCAGATTTATATTTAACGTTTAAACTAATTCCAAGTAGTTTACCCTGA